One Nocardia iowensis DNA window includes the following coding sequences:
- the wag31 gene encoding DivIVA-like cell division protein Wag31 — protein MPLTPADVHNVAFSKPPIGKRGYNEDEVDAFLDLVEQELSRLIEENADLRQRVAELDAELADAKKNRGPVGPNNVKAPVQQAPPPQPEPIKPPVPVAPPAPMPAAPVQKDAPSADANLQAAKVLSLAQEMADRLTSDAKVEAENLLSNARANSERLVGDARTRSEAMIADARQKADAMLSDAQSRSDNQLRQAKEKADALQADAERKHTEIMATITQQRSVLESRIEQLKTFEREYRVRLKSYLESQLEELENRGSAVPVDGGEAFADANTANNLQPATFAKGGK, from the coding sequence ATGCCGCTGACTCCAGCCGATGTGCACAACGTCGCGTTCAGCAAACCGCCGATCGGGAAGCGCGGCTACAACGAGGATGAAGTCGACGCCTTCCTGGATCTCGTCGAGCAGGAGCTCTCGCGTCTGATCGAGGAAAACGCTGATCTGCGTCAGCGGGTCGCCGAACTCGACGCAGAACTGGCTGATGCCAAGAAGAATCGCGGCCCGGTCGGCCCGAACAACGTGAAAGCGCCTGTCCAGCAGGCACCGCCGCCGCAGCCCGAGCCGATCAAGCCGCCGGTTCCGGTCGCCCCGCCTGCGCCGATGCCCGCCGCGCCGGTCCAGAAGGACGCGCCGAGTGCGGACGCGAACCTGCAGGCCGCCAAGGTGCTCAGCCTCGCCCAGGAGATGGCGGACCGGCTGACCAGTGACGCCAAGGTGGAGGCGGAGAACCTGCTGTCCAACGCCAGGGCAAACTCTGAGCGTCTGGTCGGCGATGCCAGGACCCGGTCCGAGGCGATGATTGCCGACGCCCGCCAGAAGGCCGACGCCATGCTGTCGGACGCGCAGTCCCGCTCGGACAACCAGCTCCGTCAGGCCAAGGAAAAGGCCGACGCACTGCAGGCGGACGCCGAGCGCAAGCACACCGAGATCATGGCGACCATCACCCAGCAGCGCAGCGTGCTGGAGAGCCGGATCGAGCAGCTCAAGACCTTCGAGCGGGAATACCGGGTGCGGCTGAAGTCCTACCTGGAGTCGCAGCTCGAGGAGCTGGAGAATCGCGGCTCAGCGGTCCCCGTCGACGGTGGCGAGGCGTTCGCCGATGCCAACACGGCCAACAACCTGCAGCCCGCCACGTTTGCCAAGGGTGGCAAGTAG
- the pgeF gene encoding peptidoglycan editing factor PgeF — MTSAPTLTVRRVTTTRAGGFSAPPYESFNLGDHVGDDPAAVRRNRDRLAEGIGLSPDRLVWMEQIHGRNVEIIDGPRDEPVPATDAIVTTVPGLALVVLTADCVPILLSDDEAGVLAAVHAGRIGARIGIVPRVLEAMVSVGARVDRIGAFLGPAASGRQYEVPAAMRADVEAQLPGSAATTVRNTPSLDLRAGIRRQLIEAGVSGVAVDPRCTIEDRTLFSHRRGAPTGRLGSVIWAEAGA, encoded by the coding sequence ATGACTTCTGCTCCGACTTTGACGGTTCGACGAGTGACGACGACCAGGGCGGGCGGGTTTTCGGCGCCGCCGTATGAGTCGTTCAATCTCGGCGATCATGTCGGTGACGATCCGGCGGCGGTGCGGCGCAATCGCGATCGGCTGGCCGAGGGGATCGGGCTGAGCCCGGACCGACTGGTGTGGATGGAACAGATTCACGGGCGCAATGTCGAGATCATCGACGGCCCACGGGACGAGCCGGTGCCTGCCACCGATGCGATTGTCACCACTGTGCCCGGTCTCGCGCTGGTGGTGCTGACTGCCGACTGTGTGCCGATCCTGCTGTCCGATGACGAGGCGGGTGTGCTCGCCGCGGTGCACGCGGGGCGGATCGGCGCCAGGATCGGGATCGTCCCCCGGGTGCTCGAGGCGATGGTGTCGGTGGGTGCTCGGGTGGATCGGATCGGTGCGTTCCTCGGTCCGGCCGCCTCGGGCCGCCAGTACGAAGTGCCCGCCGCCATGCGCGCCGACGTCGAGGCGCAGCTGCCGGGCAGTGCCGCCACCACGGTGCGCAACACCCCATCACTGGACCTGCGCGCCGGAATCCGCAGGCAGCTCATCGAAGCGGGGGTCAGCGGGGTGGCCGTCGACCCGCGCTGCACCATCGAAGATCGCACCCTGTTCAGCCACCGCCGCGGCGCACCCACCGGGCGGCTCGGCAGCGTGATCTGGGCCGAGGCGGGCGCATGA
- a CDS encoding YggS family pyridoxal phosphate-dependent enzyme: protein MSRAAEPETAAAIGERTAELATNLAGLLQRVDAACLAAGRDPGSVRLLPVTKFFPAEDVAILYRLGRREFGESREQEATAKVAALPELVGDEDLSDVQWHMIGRLQRNKAKIVARWAHTVHSVDSERLATALDAGARAALAAAERTEPVRVLLQVSLDEDPSRGGVGPGELTRLADHVAASSGLRLSGLMAIPPLGAESDAAFARLATLHTLLLAEHPGATELSAGMSGDLESAIEHGSTCVRVGTALMGARPITSA from the coding sequence ATGAGCCGGGCGGCGGAACCGGAGACCGCGGCGGCAATCGGTGAGCGGACTGCCGAATTGGCCACGAACCTGGCCGGGCTACTGCAGCGAGTCGACGCGGCTTGCCTTGCGGCGGGGCGGGATCCGGGCTCGGTGCGTCTACTCCCCGTGACGAAATTTTTTCCGGCCGAGGACGTGGCGATCCTGTACCGCCTCGGTCGGCGCGAGTTCGGTGAATCGCGCGAGCAGGAGGCGACGGCCAAGGTGGCGGCGCTGCCCGAGCTGGTGGGTGACGAAGACCTCTCGGATGTCCAGTGGCACATGATCGGACGGCTCCAGCGCAACAAGGCGAAGATCGTCGCGCGGTGGGCGCACACCGTGCACTCGGTCGACAGCGAACGCCTGGCAACAGCCCTTGACGCGGGTGCGCGGGCCGCCTTGGCCGCGGCGGAGCGGACCGAGCCGGTGCGCGTCCTGTTGCAGGTGAGCCTGGACGAGGATCCGTCGCGCGGCGGTGTCGGGCCCGGCGAATTGACCCGACTCGCGGATCACGTTGCGGCATCTTCGGGATTACGACTGTCCGGTCTGATGGCTATTCCGCCATTGGGGGCTGAGTCTGATGCGGCATTTGCGCGACTTGCGACTTTGCACACGCTGCTACTCGCCGAGCATCCCGGTGCGACAGAACTTTCCGCAGGAATGTCGGGCGATCTGGAATCGGCGATCGAACACGGCTCGACGTGTGTGCGTGTCGGTACCGCCTTGATGGGCGCTCGACCGATAACCTCGGCGTAG
- the murC gene encoding UDP-N-acetylmuramate--L-alanine ligase, which produces MVGIGGAGMSGIARILLSRGGAVSGSDAKESRGVLALRARGAQVRIGHDASALDLLPGGPTVVVTTYAAIPKTNPELLEANRRDIPVLLRPAVLASLMQGHRTLLVSGTHGKTSTTSMLIVSLQHCGFDPSFAVGGELNEAGTNAHHGTGDIFVAEADESDGSLLQYDPDVAVVTNIESDHLDYFGTDEAYVQVFDDFADRLAEGGLLVVCLDDPGSLALAERVGPRLAEKNIRVLGYGSGELADAPIPVGVRLHSWEPRDVGGIAQFQLADEAAPRTLRLSVPGRHMALNALAALLAARAAGADVDEIIQGLEGFGGVHRRFQFAGRENGVRVFDDYAHHPTEVRAVLGAAAELVQQEARDGARSRQGRVIVVFQPHLYSRTATFAQDFGAALSLADEVVVLDVYGAREKPLPGVNGALVAQSVTKPVHYQPDMSRVGRQVARLALPGDVVITMGAGDVTMLGSQILDGLRARPQYGR; this is translated from the coding sequence ATGGTCGGGATCGGCGGTGCCGGGATGTCCGGGATCGCGCGCATCCTGCTCTCCCGTGGCGGCGCCGTGTCCGGCTCGGACGCCAAGGAGAGCCGCGGCGTGCTCGCGCTACGGGCGCGTGGCGCGCAGGTGCGCATCGGCCACGACGCCAGCGCCCTCGATCTGCTACCCGGCGGGCCGACCGTGGTGGTCACCACCTACGCGGCCATCCCGAAGACCAATCCCGAACTGCTGGAAGCGAATCGGCGCGACATCCCGGTGCTGCTGCGGCCCGCTGTGCTGGCGTCGCTGATGCAGGGACACCGCACGTTGCTCGTCTCGGGCACGCACGGGAAGACCTCGACCACCTCGATGCTCATCGTGTCGTTGCAGCACTGCGGATTCGACCCGTCCTTCGCGGTCGGCGGTGAGCTGAACGAAGCGGGCACCAACGCCCACCACGGCACCGGCGACATCTTCGTCGCCGAGGCGGACGAGAGCGACGGGTCGCTGCTGCAATACGACCCGGACGTCGCGGTGGTCACCAATATCGAATCCGACCACCTGGACTACTTCGGCACGGACGAGGCCTACGTCCAGGTCTTCGACGACTTCGCCGACCGGCTCGCCGAGGGCGGCCTGCTGGTGGTCTGCCTGGATGATCCCGGTTCCTTGGCGCTGGCCGAACGGGTCGGCCCCCGGCTGGCGGAGAAGAACATTCGCGTCCTCGGTTACGGCTCCGGCGAACTCGCCGACGCGCCGATCCCGGTCGGCGTGCGCCTGCACAGCTGGGAGCCGCGCGATGTCGGCGGCATCGCCCAGTTCCAGCTCGCCGACGAAGCGGCGCCGCGCACCCTGCGGTTGTCGGTGCCGGGTCGGCATATGGCGTTGAACGCGCTGGCCGCACTGCTTGCCGCGCGGGCCGCGGGCGCGGACGTGGACGAAATCATCCAGGGCCTGGAGGGTTTCGGTGGCGTGCACCGGCGGTTCCAGTTCGCCGGGCGGGAGAACGGGGTGCGCGTCTTCGACGATTACGCCCACCATCCGACCGAGGTGCGGGCCGTGCTCGGCGCCGCGGCCGAGCTGGTGCAGCAGGAAGCCCGCGACGGCGCACGATCCCGGCAGGGTCGGGTGATCGTCGTCTTCCAACCGCATCTGTACAGCCGCACCGCGACCTTCGCGCAGGACTTCGGCGCCGCGCTCAGTCTGGCCGACGAGGTCGTCGTGCTGGACGTGTACGGCGCGCGCGAGAAGCCGCTGCCCGGCGTGAACGGTGCGCTGGTGGCCCAGTCGGTCACCAAACCCGTGCACTACCAGCCGGATATGTCGCGGGTCGGCCGTCAGGTCGCGCGGCTCGCGTTGCCCGGCGACGTCGTGATCACCATGGGTGCGGGTGATGTGACGATGCTCGGCAGCCAGATCCTCGACGGCCTACGGGCGCGGCCCCAGTACGGGCGGTGA
- a CDS encoding cell division protein SepF, which translates to MSTLHKFKAYFGMVPLEDYEDDYVDDRAPRAGDERGTRRPRPRDYADRGGYGADRYPEDRYGADHYGADGFDREEVDYPEPAYKSPYKAGYPVSRRDDYADEPYGEDRYEAPRRPTRIEAAPSSGRFRAGGSAPSLRGATRGALAVDPEAEERRLEERVRPEPAPARRPGIFEDGGPLSKITTLRPRDYSEARIIGERFREGNPVIMDLVELSNADAKRLVDFAAGLAFALRGSFDKVATKVFLLSPADVDVSAEERRRIAETGFYNQK; encoded by the coding sequence ATGAGCACGCTGCACAAGTTCAAGGCCTACTTCGGCATGGTTCCGCTGGAGGATTACGAAGACGACTACGTCGACGATCGTGCTCCCCGGGCCGGTGACGAGCGCGGCACGCGCAGGCCACGGCCCCGTGACTACGCCGACCGCGGCGGCTACGGTGCCGACCGGTACCCCGAAGACCGTTACGGCGCAGACCATTACGGCGCCGACGGGTTCGATCGCGAAGAGGTCGACTACCCGGAGCCCGCCTACAAGTCGCCGTACAAGGCCGGGTACCCCGTTTCCCGCCGCGACGACTACGCCGACGAGCCCTACGGCGAAGACCGCTACGAGGCGCCGCGGCGTCCCACCCGGATCGAGGCCGCGCCGTCGTCGGGCCGGTTCCGGGCGGGCGGCAGCGCGCCGTCGCTGCGCGGCGCTACCCGCGGTGCGCTCGCCGTCGATCCCGAGGCCGAAGAGCGGCGGCTGGAGGAGCGCGTGCGCCCCGAGCCGGCACCCGCGCGCAGGCCGGGGATCTTCGAGGACGGAGGCCCCTTGTCCAAGATCACCACACTGCGCCCGCGTGACTACAGCGAGGCCCGCATCATCGGCGAGCGATTCCGCGAGGGCAACCCGGTGATCATGGACCTGGTCGAGCTGAGCAACGCCGACGCCAAGCGGCTGGTCGACTTCGCCGCCGGGCTCGCGTTCGCGTTACGTGGCTCGTTCGACAAGGTGGCCACGAAGGTGTTCCTCCTCTCACCGGCCGATGTCGACGTATCAGCCGAAGAACGCCGACGCATCGCCGAAACCGGCTTCTACAACCAGAAATAA
- the murG gene encoding undecaprenyldiphospho-muramoylpentapeptide beta-N-acetylglucosaminyltransferase: MISVIVAGGGTAGHIEPALAVADALRRLDDSIRVTALGTERGLETRLIPERGYPLELIPPVPLPRKPTADLLRLPGRVRASVARARAVIDAVEADVIVGFGGYVALPAYLAAGPGLLRRRRKVPVVVHEANAKAGIANKVGARRAARVLAAVPDSGLAGARVVGIPVRAAITTLDRAALRAEARAHFGLPAEGPVLLVFGGSQGARSLNEAVSGAAPQLAAAGISVLHAHGPKNTLDVAESGASARYVAVPYLSRMDLAYAAADAVVCRSGAMTVAEVSAVGLPAFYVPLPHGNGEQELNARPVVRQGGGRIVPDSELTPKYVIDEVIPLLMDSARLIEMGRAAAGAGHRDAADEVARIVLEVIGG; the protein is encoded by the coding sequence GTGATCTCGGTAATCGTCGCGGGTGGCGGCACGGCGGGCCACATCGAGCCGGCACTGGCGGTGGCGGACGCGCTGCGGCGGCTCGACGATTCGATCCGGGTGACGGCGCTCGGCACCGAACGCGGGTTGGAGACCCGCCTGATCCCCGAGCGTGGCTATCCGCTCGAGCTCATCCCGCCGGTACCGTTGCCGCGCAAGCCGACCGCGGATCTGCTGCGGCTGCCCGGCCGGGTGCGTGCCTCGGTGGCGCGAGCCAGAGCGGTGATCGACGCGGTCGAGGCCGACGTGATCGTCGGCTTCGGCGGCTATGTGGCGCTGCCCGCGTACCTGGCCGCCGGGCCCGGCCTGCTGCGGCGCCGGCGCAAGGTACCGGTGGTGGTGCACGAGGCGAACGCCAAGGCGGGCATCGCGAACAAGGTGGGTGCGCGCCGTGCCGCGCGAGTGCTTGCCGCGGTGCCGGATTCGGGGCTGGCCGGGGCGCGGGTCGTCGGCATCCCGGTGCGGGCCGCGATCACCACGCTGGATCGCGCCGCGCTGCGGGCCGAGGCCCGCGCCCACTTCGGGTTGCCCGCCGAGGGACCGGTGCTGTTGGTGTTCGGCGGATCGCAGGGCGCCCGCAGCCTGAACGAGGCGGTATCGGGGGCCGCGCCGCAACTCGCCGCGGCGGGTATCTCGGTGCTGCACGCGCACGGACCCAAGAACACCCTCGACGTCGCCGAGAGTGGCGCGAGCGCACGGTATGTGGCGGTGCCGTATCTTTCCCGGATGGATCTCGCCTACGCCGCCGCCGACGCGGTGGTCTGCCGGTCGGGCGCGATGACGGTCGCCGAGGTGTCGGCGGTCGGGCTGCCCGCGTTTTATGTGCCACTGCCGCACGGCAACGGTGAGCAGGAGCTCAATGCCAGGCCCGTCGTCCGGCAGGGCGGTGGCAGAATTGTCCCCGATTCGGAGCTGACGCCGAAATACGTGATCGATGAGGTGATTCCGCTGCTCATGGACTCCGCACGGCTGATCGAGATGGGCCGCGCCGCGGCCGGCGCCGGGCACCGCGACGCCGCCGACGAGGTAGCGCGGATCGTGCTGGAGGTAATCGGTGGCTGA
- a CDS encoding cell division protein FtsQ/DivIB, whose amino-acid sequence MGARLGPDGWRRIRVWGLLGVCVLTVVGVVAWFTPVLSVRTVKVEGVVAVPEQQVRELLEIPSGRSMLRIDTTEIARRVASIPKVRTARVQRVFPSTVKVTVVERVPVLFFESPQGAHLLDAESVEFAIEAAPIGVPKLVTEHPASDAPVTRAAVAVLAVLPPALAIQVDEVVARSISDISLNLKDGRTVLWGGMNDGERKSAVVLPLLTRPGTVFDVSSPNLVTVK is encoded by the coding sequence ATCGGTGCGCGGCTCGGCCCCGACGGGTGGCGGCGGATCCGGGTGTGGGGATTGCTGGGTGTGTGCGTCCTTACAGTCGTCGGTGTCGTCGCATGGTTCACGCCGGTGCTCTCGGTGCGTACCGTCAAAGTCGAGGGCGTAGTCGCGGTGCCCGAACAGCAGGTCCGTGAACTGCTCGAAATCCCGTCCGGACGCTCGATGCTGCGGATCGACACGACCGAGATCGCCCGGCGGGTCGCGAGTATTCCGAAGGTCCGCACGGCGCGGGTGCAGCGGGTATTCCCGTCGACGGTGAAGGTGACCGTTGTCGAGCGCGTTCCCGTGCTGTTTTTCGAAAGTCCGCAGGGTGCGCACCTGCTTGACGCCGAGAGCGTCGAATTCGCGATCGAGGCGGCGCCGATCGGGGTACCCAAGTTGGTGACCGAGCACCCGGCCAGTGACGCCCCCGTCACCAGGGCCGCCGTCGCGGTGCTCGCGGTGCTGCCGCCTGCGCTGGCGATTCAGGTGGACGAGGTTGTGGCACGGTCCATTTCGGATATTTCGCTGAATCTGAAGGATGGCCGCACGGTACTCTGGGGTGGGATGAACGACGGCGAACGCAAGTCGGCGGTCGTTCTTCCGCTGCTGACCCGCCCTGGAACGGTGTTCGATGTTTCGAGTCCTAATCTGGTCACGGTAAAGTGA
- a CDS encoding YggT family protein yields MALFAVLYFVLFIFWLLLISRVIVEFIRSFARDWRPTGVVVVILEVIFTITDPPVKLLRRLIPPVSLGGIRLDLSIMVLLFIVFILMSIVGRLGQPVAPV; encoded by the coding sequence GTGGCCTTGTTCGCGGTGCTGTACTTCGTACTGTTCATCTTCTGGCTGTTGCTGATCAGCCGGGTGATCGTCGAGTTCATCCGTAGCTTTGCTCGTGACTGGCGCCCCACCGGTGTCGTTGTCGTGATCCTCGAGGTGATCTTCACGATCACCGACCCTCCGGTGAAACTCCTGAGGCGCTTGATACCACCGGTGTCACTGGGGGGAATTCGACTGGATCTGTCCATTATGGTCCTGCTTTTCATCGTCTTCATCTTGATGTCGATCGTGGGCAGGCTCGGGCAACCGGTAGCCCCGGTGTGA
- the ftsZ gene encoding cell division protein FtsZ yields MTPPHNYLAVIKVVGIGGGGVNAVNRMIEQGLKGVEFIAVNTDAQALLMSDADVKLDVGRELTRGLGAGADPEVGRRAAEDHKDEIEEVLKGADMVFVTAGEGGGTGTGGAPVVAQIARKLGALTIGVVTRPFSFEGKRRGGQAETGITQLRESCDTLIVIPNDRLLQLGDAAVSLMDAFRSADEVLLNGVQGITDLITTPGLINVDFADVKSVMSGAGSALMGIGSARGEGRSVKAAESAINSPLLEASMDGAHGVLLSIAGGSDLGLFEINEAASLVQEAAHIEANIIFGTVIDDSLGDEVRVTVIAAGFDGGGPARRTFDTASRGAIGSARAGEVGQSRTAEVAARSSDVAAATASTATRGAVPSYRDTERARLAEPTVANNARTHIEPPDDDDDDVDVPSFMRR; encoded by the coding sequence ATGACGCCCCCGCACAACTACCTTGCCGTGATCAAGGTCGTCGGTATCGGCGGCGGCGGTGTGAATGCCGTCAACCGGATGATCGAACAGGGCCTCAAAGGTGTCGAGTTCATCGCGGTCAACACCGACGCGCAGGCCCTGCTGATGAGTGATGCCGACGTCAAGCTCGACGTCGGCCGCGAACTGACCCGTGGCCTCGGCGCCGGCGCCGACCCCGAAGTCGGCCGCCGGGCCGCCGAGGACCACAAGGACGAGATCGAAGAGGTGCTCAAGGGCGCCGACATGGTCTTCGTCACCGCGGGCGAAGGCGGTGGCACCGGTACCGGTGGCGCGCCGGTCGTCGCCCAGATCGCGCGCAAGCTCGGCGCGCTCACCATCGGTGTGGTCACCCGCCCGTTCTCGTTCGAGGGCAAGCGGCGCGGCGGCCAGGCCGAAACCGGCATCACCCAGCTGCGCGAGTCCTGCGACACGCTCATCGTGATCCCGAACGACCGGCTGCTCCAGCTCGGCGACGCGGCGGTGAGCCTGATGGACGCGTTCCGCTCGGCGGACGAGGTGCTGCTCAACGGTGTGCAGGGCATCACCGACCTGATCACCACCCCTGGCTTGATCAACGTCGACTTCGCCGACGTCAAGAGCGTGATGTCCGGTGCGGGCAGCGCACTGATGGGCATCGGCTCCGCGCGTGGCGAGGGCCGGTCGGTGAAGGCCGCCGAATCGGCGATCAACTCGCCGCTGCTCGAGGCGTCCATGGACGGTGCGCACGGCGTGCTGCTGTCCATCGCGGGCGGTTCCGACCTCGGCCTATTCGAGATCAACGAGGCCGCGTCGCTGGTCCAGGAGGCCGCGCACATCGAGGCCAACATCATCTTCGGCACGGTGATCGACGACTCGCTCGGCGACGAAGTGCGAGTCACCGTGATCGCAGCGGGTTTTGACGGTGGAGGACCCGCCCGGCGTACCTTCGACACCGCGAGCCGGGGCGCCATCGGATCGGCCCGCGCAGGCGAGGTCGGTCAGAGCCGTACCGCTGAGGTCGCGGCACGCAGCAGCGACGTAGCCGCCGCCACCGCGAGCACCGCCACCCGCGGCGCGGTGCCGAGCTACCGGGACACCGAACGGGCCCGGTTGGCCGAACCCACGGTGGCGAACAACGCCCGCACCCACATCGAGCCCCCCGACGACGATGACGACGACGTCGACGTGCCCTCCTTCATGCGGCGGTAA
- the ftsW gene encoding putative lipid II flippase FtsW, whose amino-acid sequence MTDTTRRKDPRAGARFVAWLARPLASFHLVVTIATLLTVLGLVMVLSASSVEAYADGGSAYSLFIQQAMFAAIGAVLFYLALRIPLRRLRQWSFPLFVLSVIGLVLVLIPGIGSKVQGARRWIDLGFFSVQPSEVVKVTLVVWGAHLLASRRSEHAGLKDILMPLVPAGLLVCLLVVVEPNLSTTIALGIVLAALLWFGGLPLRLFVTISVSGLIAAGVLALSAGYRSDRMRAFFNPGDDPQGINYQARQALYSLADGGIWGRGLGQSRAKWSYLPNSHNDFIFAIIGEELGFLGCALVLGLFALFVYTGLRIASRSVDPFLRLLTATATTWITGQALINIGYVVGLLPVTGLQLPLVSAGGSSLAITLFMFGIIANAARHEPEAVSALHAGQDGRFSKLLRLPKPEVYSPARASAARAKSAQRAKAPRQGRQSALPPVRRPQPEPGRRRSPESRGTSSLRATRAWEPSYPVNHTRERGKSR is encoded by the coding sequence ATGACGGACACGACGCGGCGGAAGGACCCCCGGGCCGGAGCCAGGTTCGTGGCCTGGTTGGCGCGGCCGCTCGCGTCGTTCCATCTCGTCGTCACCATCGCCACGTTGCTCACCGTGCTCGGCTTGGTGATGGTGCTCTCCGCGTCCAGCGTCGAGGCGTATGCCGATGGGGGATCGGCGTATTCGCTGTTCATCCAGCAGGCGATGTTCGCCGCGATCGGTGCGGTGCTGTTCTACCTCGCCCTGCGGATCCCGCTGCGCCGGTTGCGGCAGTGGTCGTTTCCGCTGTTCGTGCTGTCGGTGATCGGTCTGGTACTGGTGTTGATCCCCGGGATCGGTTCCAAGGTTCAGGGTGCGCGGCGGTGGATCGACCTCGGCTTCTTCTCGGTGCAGCCGTCCGAAGTCGTCAAGGTCACGCTGGTGGTGTGGGGTGCGCACCTGCTGGCGTCGCGACGCTCCGAGCACGCCGGGTTGAAGGACATCCTGATGCCGCTGGTTCCGGCGGGTCTGCTGGTGTGCCTGCTGGTCGTGGTCGAGCCGAACCTGTCGACCACGATCGCGCTCGGCATCGTGCTGGCCGCGTTGCTGTGGTTCGGCGGGCTGCCGTTGCGGCTGTTCGTGACGATCTCGGTGTCCGGCCTGATCGCCGCGGGCGTGCTTGCCTTGTCGGCGGGCTATCGCTCGGATCGGATGCGCGCGTTCTTCAACCCCGGTGACGACCCGCAGGGCATCAATTACCAAGCGCGGCAGGCGCTGTACTCGCTGGCCGACGGCGGCATCTGGGGCAGGGGCCTCGGCCAGAGCCGGGCCAAGTGGAGCTACCTGCCCAACTCGCACAACGACTTCATCTTCGCCATCATCGGCGAGGAACTCGGCTTCCTCGGCTGTGCGCTGGTCCTCGGACTGTTCGCGCTGTTCGTCTACACCGGGCTTCGCATTGCCAGCCGCTCGGTGGATCCGTTCCTCCGGTTGCTCACGGCGACCGCGACGACGTGGATCACCGGTCAGGCGCTGATCAACATCGGCTACGTCGTCGGCCTGCTTCCGGTCACCGGCCTGCAGTTGCCATTGGTCTCCGCCGGTGGTTCGTCGCTGGCGATCACACTGTTCATGTTCGGCATCATCGCCAACGCGGCCAGGCACGAACCGGAGGCGGTCTCGGCGCTGCATGCCGGGCAGGACGGTAGGTTCAGCAAGTTGCTGCGGCTGCCCAAGCCGGAGGTGTACTCCCCGGCACGGGCCAGTGCCGCCAGGGCGAAGTCCGCGCAGCGGGCCAAAGCGCCTCGGCAGGGCAGACAGTCGGCGCTGCCGCCGGTGCGGCGCCCGCAGCCCGAGCCGGGACGGCGCCGCTCACCGGAGAGCCGTGGCACCAGCTCGCTGCGTGCCACCAGGGCGTGGGAGCCAAGTTATCCGGTCAACCACACAAGAGAACGAGGAAAATCTAGGTGA